A single genomic interval of Megalobrama amblycephala isolate DHTTF-2021 linkage group LG17, ASM1881202v1, whole genome shotgun sequence harbors:
- the LOC125251977 gene encoding gastrula zinc finger protein XlCGF7.1-like, with protein sequence MMEVKVECEELNVVEEDHQYQRPQEVITGEKPSQSESDFSQKRTGTKKAPFICPQCGKCFTLKVNLKSHIKIHTGERDFTCLQCGSSFFKNADLKRHLQTHTGEKPFICPHCGKSFTRKESLENHIRIHTGEKPFTCLLCAKSFIRKGHFKNHMRIHSGERPFTCHECGKSFTQATILKNHQHSHSGERPFSCGQCGKSFISAKHLKIHQKIHQKLFLCSFCGKVFSQLGYLKEHQKIHSGEKAHMCSVCGNSFSRAKYLKEHQKVHTGEKPYKCSHCDKSFSQSGNLKIHERVHTGEKPHRCPPCGRSFVTSSALLSHRRKCRQKLS encoded by the coding sequence ATGATGGAAGTGAAAGTGGAGTGTGAAGAACTGAATGTAGTGGAGGAGGATCATCAGTATCAGAGACCTCAGGAGGTCATAACAGGAGAAAAGCCGTCACAGTCCGAAAGCGATTTCTCCCAGAAAAGAACAGGAACCAAAAAAGCACCATTCATCTGCCCTCAGTGTGGGAAGTGTTTCACACTCAAAGTGAATCTCAAAAGCCACATCAAAATTCACACCGGAGAGCGCGATTTCACCTGTCTGCAGTGCGGCAGCAGCTTCTTCAAAAACGCCGATCTGAAGAGACACCTGCAAAcacacaccggagagaagccgttcatcTGTCCTCACTGCGGGAAGAGCTTCACACGCAAAGAGAGCCTGGAGAATCACATCCggatccacaccggagagaagcctttcacctgcctgCTGTGCGCCAAGAGCTTCATACGCAAAGGACACTTTAAGAACCACATGCGCATTCACTCCGGAGAGCGTCCGTTCACGTGTCAcgagtgtgggaagagcttcacgCAGGCCACCATCCTCAAAAACCACCAGCACTCGCACTCGGGAGAGAGACCGTTCAGCTGCGGCCAGTGCGGTAAAAGCTTCATCTCAGCGAAGCACCTGAAGATCCACCAGAAAATTCACCAGAAGCTTTTCTTGTGCTCTTTCTGTGGAAAGGTGTTCTCGCAGCTGGGCTACCTGAAAGAGCACCAGAAAATACACAGCGGCGAGAAAGCTCACATGTGCTCGGTGTGCGGGAACAGCTTCTCTAGAGCCAAATATCTGAAAGAGCATCAGAAGGTCCATACGGGAGAGAAACCCTACAAGTGCTCACATTGTGACAAGAGCTTCAGTCAGTCAGGGAACCTGAAAATACACGAGAGagttcacaccggagagaagccgcacCGCTGCCCGCCATGTGGAAGGAGTTTCGTCACATCCAGCGCTCTGCTGTCTCATCGAAGGAAATGTCGCCAAAAGTTGTCGTAG